Proteins found in one Luteimonas chenhongjianii genomic segment:
- a CDS encoding DNA methylase — protein sequence MRRQLSPPDLGFAVDPHDESSLFKWFLASFLFGNRISQAIAAETWRVIVDVHGHDTPRKLGACSHARLVRMLGEGGYRRYDESTATRLSLVCRTLIADYDGRISGIAEKAGGREGFERRLLAFKGVGPVTLGIFMREAGAGLFPPE from the coding sequence ATGCGTCGCCAGCTGTCGCCACCCGACCTCGGCTTCGCGGTCGATCCACACGACGAGTCCTCGCTGTTCAAGTGGTTCCTCGCCAGCTTCCTGTTCGGCAACCGCATCTCGCAGGCCATCGCCGCGGAGACCTGGCGCGTCATCGTGGACGTGCATGGCCACGACACGCCGCGCAAGCTGGGCGCCTGCAGCCATGCCCGGCTTGTGCGGATGCTGGGCGAGGGGGGCTACCGGCGCTACGACGAATCCACGGCGACACGGCTGTCGCTGGTGTGCCGCACGCTGATCGCCGACTACGACGGGCGCATCAGTGGCATCGCCGAGAAGGCCGGGGGACGCGAGGGCTTCGAGCGGCGATTGCTCGCCTTCAAGGGCGTGGGGCCGGTGACGCTGGGCATCTTCATGCGCGAGGCCGGGGCGGGCCTGTTCCCGCCAGAATGA
- a CDS encoding FKBP-type peptidyl-prolyl cis-trans isomerase, which yields MRHALVLSALLLAACGGPPPYTGGDVDALQRIDVTVGEGTPAAAGDEVAVHYTGWLYDQNAADKRGAQFDSSHDRGQAFVFELGAGRVIRGWDEGVAGMQIGGTRELHIPAWLGYGTGGAGKVIPPGASLVFEVELLDIRK from the coding sequence ATCCGCCACGCCTTGGTCCTCTCCGCTCTGCTGCTCGCTGCCTGCGGCGGACCGCCGCCCTACACCGGCGGCGATGTCGACGCGTTGCAGCGGATCGACGTGACCGTCGGCGAAGGGACGCCAGCCGCCGCCGGTGACGAGGTCGCGGTGCACTACACCGGCTGGCTCTACGACCAGAACGCCGCCGACAAGCGCGGCGCGCAGTTCGACAGCTCCCACGATCGCGGCCAAGCCTTCGTGTTCGAACTCGGCGCCGGCCGCGTCATCCGGGGTTGGGACGAGGGCGTTGCCGGCATGCAGATCGGTGGAACGCGGGAGCTGCACATTCCCGCATGGCTTGGTTACGGCACGGGCGGCGCCGGCAAGGTGATCCCGCCCGGTGCGTCGCTGGTGTTCGAAGTGGAGTTGCTCGACATCAGGAAATAG
- a CDS encoding Gfo/Idh/MocA family protein — protein MSRRRALQSLALAGAAAALPRRTAAATPARRLGVALVGLGGYSTDLLGPALRLTRHCRLAGLVTGSPHKIAKWQETYGVPDAAIYGYDDIHRIADNPDIDVVYIATPNHLHKPLTLAAANAGKHVWCEKPMAMDAGEGEAMIRACRDNRVQLAIGYRMQHEPNSRRFMEMARTQPFGGIVQLRADAGWFGWRQGADDAWRLDPARGGGAMYDMGVYCVNASRYSTGLEPVAVRAWDETTRRDIFQGVDETMRFTLEFPGDITAACVTSFGRDLNTLHVDCERGWYELSPFQSYDGNVGRASDGTRFTAQLGASPRMQAEQMDQDALAILEARPPRAPGEEGLRDMRVLDAAFASARSGGERVRIAG, from the coding sequence ATGTCCCGCCGCCGCGCCCTGCAATCCCTGGCGCTCGCCGGCGCCGCAGCAGCATTGCCGCGCCGCACCGCGGCGGCCACCCCCGCGCGTCGGCTCGGCGTCGCCCTCGTCGGTCTGGGCGGCTACAGCACCGATCTGCTTGGGCCCGCACTTCGGCTCACCCGGCACTGCCGCCTGGCCGGCCTGGTCACCGGCTCGCCGCACAAGATCGCGAAATGGCAGGAAACCTACGGCGTCCCCGATGCCGCCATCTACGGCTACGACGACATCCATCGCATCGCCGACAACCCCGACATCGACGTCGTCTACATCGCCACCCCCAACCATCTGCACAAACCGCTGACCCTGGCCGCGGCAAACGCCGGCAAGCATGTCTGGTGCGAGAAACCGATGGCGATGGATGCTGGCGAGGGCGAAGCTATGATCCGGGCCTGCCGCGACAATCGCGTGCAACTGGCCATCGGTTACCGCATGCAGCACGAGCCCAATTCGCGACGTTTCATGGAGATGGCGCGCACGCAGCCGTTCGGGGGCATCGTGCAGCTGCGCGCGGATGCCGGCTGGTTCGGCTGGCGCCAGGGCGCGGATGACGCATGGCGCCTCGACCCTGCGCGCGGCGGCGGCGCGATGTACGACATGGGGGTCTACTGCGTGAATGCCTCGCGCTACAGCACGGGCCTCGAGCCGGTGGCCGTGCGCGCCTGGGACGAAACCACGCGTCGCGACATCTTCCAGGGCGTCGACGAGACGATGCGCTTCACGCTGGAGTTCCCGGGCGACATCACCGCCGCATGCGTGACCAGTTTCGGCCGCGACCTCAACACCCTGCACGTCGACTGCGAACGTGGCTGGTACGAGCTGTCGCCGTTCCAGTCCTACGACGGCAACGTGGGCCGCGCCAGCGACGGTACGCGCTTCACCGCGCAGCTCGGCGCCAGTCCGCGCATGCAGGCCGAACAGATGGACCAGGATGCGCTCGCCATCCTCGAAGCCCGGCCGCCGCGTGCGCCGGGCGAGGAGGGCCTGCGTGACATGCGCGTGCTCGATGCGGCGTTCGCGTCGGCACGCAGCGGCGGCGAGCGCGTGCGGATTGCCGGGTAG
- a CDS encoding FUSC family protein, protein MNPPPGTTSAARIRRRDAMRQLLQGYHLRDSVSLAPRAPIGDALAAGTQAAVAALIVLPLALLSPWPHLVGFASLGALVALFARFAPAAQRRAQMLRVALLQVGSVAAMSMAAWLGLGLELQLLVLALLCGVFFLACEAGRFGAPGPLIFVFAASASMSPALSTTQLLERIAVTAVAALVAWLVCALSDPARRRRLTMASPAPGAPAQWRFVLGRIIVGTAAAAFVTHAAGAAYPGWAAMGALAVLQATRLHFGLQRALQRVVGTAIGALLVGCLLAMQPSAWTIIGVLALIQVATELVIGRNYAIGQVLVTPMALLMTALAAPTAAGSGMVAERVVDTIAGAVIGLTVLVLLSSERDRLHLQLHHSEQTSGRH, encoded by the coding sequence ATGAATCCGCCCCCCGGCACCACGTCCGCCGCGCGCATCCGTCGTCGCGACGCAATGCGCCAACTGCTGCAGGGCTACCACCTGCGCGACAGCGTATCGCTGGCACCGCGCGCGCCCATCGGCGATGCATTGGCCGCAGGCACACAGGCCGCCGTCGCGGCCCTGATCGTACTGCCGCTTGCCCTGCTCTCGCCCTGGCCGCACCTGGTCGGCTTTGCTTCGCTGGGCGCCCTGGTGGCGCTGTTCGCGCGCTTCGCTCCTGCCGCGCAACGCCGTGCCCAGATGTTGCGGGTGGCCCTGCTTCAGGTCGGCTCGGTCGCGGCCATGTCCATGGCTGCATGGCTCGGCCTGGGTTTGGAACTGCAGTTGCTGGTGCTGGCGCTGCTGTGCGGCGTGTTCTTCCTGGCCTGCGAAGCCGGACGCTTCGGCGCGCCGGGGCCACTGATCTTCGTGTTCGCGGCGAGCGCGTCGATGTCGCCGGCGCTGTCCACTACCCAACTCCTGGAACGGATCGCGGTCACCGCCGTGGCCGCGCTGGTCGCCTGGCTGGTCTGCGCCCTGTCGGACCCGGCACGTCGACGCCGCCTGACCATGGCCTCGCCCGCGCCAGGTGCACCCGCGCAATGGCGGTTCGTGCTGGGGCGGATCATCGTCGGTACCGCGGCCGCTGCCTTTGTCACCCATGCAGCAGGCGCGGCATATCCGGGCTGGGCGGCGATGGGAGCGCTTGCGGTTCTGCAGGCCACACGGCTGCACTTCGGCCTCCAGCGGGCGCTGCAGCGCGTGGTGGGAACGGCGATCGGCGCGCTGCTGGTGGGGTGCCTGCTGGCGATGCAGCCGTCAGCGTGGACCATCATCGGCGTGCTCGCGCTCATACAAGTGGCCACAGAACTGGTCATCGGCCGCAACTACGCGATCGGCCAGGTCCTGGTCACGCCGATGGCGCTGCTGATGACCGCACTTGCAGCGCCCACGGCCGCGGGCAGTGGGATGGTGGCCGAACGCGTCGTCGACACCATTGCCGGTGCCGTCATCGGCCTCACTGTCTTGGTGCTGCTGTCGTCCGAGCGCGACCGCCTGCATCTGCAGCTCCACCACAGCGAGCAGACCTCTGGCCGGCACTGA
- a CDS encoding DUF4142 domain-containing protein — protein MNIAPTLLAAALALVLSACDDKKNDRSADSTAGTGTSAAGSTTAGSGATAPPTDTSNTAANTAADAGTATTGASTTADATHDATAAAHGTLSESDRKALREVAEIDRHEIAAAKHALNKKNMKEAVRSYAETLLADHTRDLEATERLLGGSTDGKTSSSRRALGMTSTGSTGAAGTADAATDNDSDLHRMREKFDEDVRRLDALADDAYAKAWVDHMIRSHEDALTKLDRDIPKATDPAVKAQLEQTRAMIARHLEMARSLKASHDA, from the coding sequence ATGAATATCGCACCGACCCTGCTTGCTGCAGCTCTCGCGTTGGTCCTCTCCGCATGTGATGACAAAAAGAACGATCGGTCTGCCGACAGCACCGCCGGTACCGGCACCTCCGCCGCCGGAAGCACCACCGCCGGCAGTGGTGCCACCGCTCCACCCACTGATACGTCGAACACCGCTGCGAACACCGCCGCGGACGCAGGCACCGCAACGACTGGCGCCAGCACGACGGCGGATGCGACACACGATGCCACCGCTGCCGCGCACGGCACGCTGTCGGAGTCCGATCGCAAGGCCCTCCGGGAGGTGGCTGAGATCGACCGCCATGAGATCGCGGCCGCGAAGCATGCTTTGAACAAGAAGAACATGAAGGAAGCCGTGCGCAGTTATGCGGAAACCCTGCTTGCGGACCACACCCGCGATCTCGAGGCCACCGAACGGCTGTTGGGTGGCAGCACAGACGGGAAGACAAGCAGTTCGCGTCGCGCCCTGGGAATGACGTCCACTGGTTCGACCGGTGCCGCGGGTACGGCCGATGCCGCCACCGACAACGATTCCGACCTGCATCGGATGCGCGAGAAATTCGACGAGGACGTGCGTCGCCTCGATGCGCTGGCCGATGATGCCTACGCCAAGGCGTGGGTGGACCACATGATCCGCAGCCATGAGGACGCGCTGACGAAGCTCGATCGCGACATCCCCAAGGCAACCGACCCGGCGGTGAAAGCGCAGCTCGAACAGACCCGGGCAATGATCGCGCGTCATCTGGAAATGGCCCGTTCGCTGAAGGCATCGCACGACGCTTGA
- a CDS encoding GGDEF domain-containing protein produces MDSIDILFAYVIGGFGAWAAALMMLIAVQGDRLHRDVLLRCALGFAVLGAGMVLSGLVERTARWPTLTLALSAVVATLVIYRALRQLVGVPPIPRPRRLSEIAALCLLLLVAWSAGSRSFALAFHLVGLALSLGLTWAVRRALLAPRNAAETAMAATLLFYAGTWVFALYATLQHDGPEHRHLLYVEPPLLAAYGVSYALLPLLVGAHVLNLANARLDRRLRRQASTDELSGLLTRRALNECTGKWQADVLERGRQPVVVLLDVDHFKRINDTHGHERGDQVLRAVSGRLSGALPAGTPLSRWGGEEFLVLLDAADLDEAGATAERLREAVGGTPFAFGATCLRVTISIGGAPWPAGGVFSRAVAKADAALYAAKHGGRDQVRMADAG; encoded by the coding sequence ATGGACTCCATCGACATCCTCTTCGCGTATGTGATCGGCGGCTTCGGTGCCTGGGCTGCTGCCCTGATGATGCTGATCGCGGTCCAGGGGGACCGTCTGCATCGCGACGTGCTGCTGCGCTGCGCGCTGGGATTCGCGGTGCTCGGCGCGGGCATGGTGCTCAGCGGCCTCGTCGAGCGCACTGCGCGATGGCCCACCCTCACACTTGCGTTGTCGGCGGTGGTGGCGACGCTGGTGATCTATCGCGCACTGCGCCAACTGGTGGGCGTGCCGCCGATCCCCCGGCCCCGGCGACTCTCCGAGATCGCTGCGCTGTGCCTGCTGTTGCTGGTCGCCTGGTCCGCAGGATCGCGCAGTTTCGCGCTCGCATTCCACCTCGTGGGCCTGGCCCTGTCGCTGGGCCTCACCTGGGCGGTGCGGCGGGCGCTGCTGGCGCCGCGCAATGCGGCGGAGACCGCGATGGCGGCCACCCTGTTGTTCTACGCCGGAACCTGGGTCTTCGCCTTGTATGCAACCCTCCAGCACGATGGACCCGAGCACCGTCACCTGCTCTATGTCGAGCCACCGCTGCTGGCCGCCTACGGCGTGAGCTATGCACTGCTGCCGCTGCTGGTGGGCGCACATGTGCTCAACCTGGCCAACGCGCGCCTGGACCGCCGCCTGCGCCGGCAAGCCAGTACGGACGAGCTCAGCGGTCTGTTGACCCGTCGAGCGCTCAACGAGTGCACAGGGAAGTGGCAGGCGGATGTGCTCGAACGCGGGCGTCAGCCGGTGGTGGTGCTGCTGGACGTCGACCACTTCAAGCGCATCAATGACACCCACGGCCACGAGCGCGGCGATCAGGTGCTGCGAGCGGTCTCCGGCCGTCTGAGCGGCGCGCTGCCGGCGGGCACGCCGCTGTCCCGCTGGGGGGGTGAGGAGTTCCTGGTGCTGCTGGACGCGGCGGATCTGGACGAGGCCGGTGCAACTGCGGAGCGCTTGCGCGAGGCGGTGGGCGGCACGCCGTTCGCGTTCGGTGCCACCTGCCTGCGGGTCACGATCAGCATCGGCGGGGCGCCGTGGCCGGCCGGTGGCGTGTTTTCGCGTGCGGTTGCCAAGGCAGATGCGGCCCTGTACGCCGCCAAGCACGGTGGTCGCGACCAGGTGCGGATGGCTGACGCCGGGTAA
- a CDS encoding FUSC family protein, whose translation MAIVDVLRDDRAWKQGVRTAVAAAVSFLFAEAFSLPQGYWAVISAVLITQETMGATVQAVRVRLMGTFAGAAIGFLLAMVTPSGEWGTLVALVISTGWLAIFAVRYPSLRIAPMTAAIMLVAAPSHADVVVSAGHRVLEILIGCLIGIGVQLLVFPRRAETLLRSEVAEVLVLLGQVIVAPRDGANAALDGKLDEAFARLDAFGQQAEAERFGREHGGAVDPDRVNHALRHLRIAVSGLHRVWRRALRDGDSHVAAGLRAVGEAIRAYLLELAAEFGHGGPAANSRRVVQAAARLPRVAPPGGSAADDQMVVSYGDALDQAKLALDQLRDAVTGARTPPRPTPGQSRS comes from the coding sequence ATGGCGATCGTGGACGTGCTCAGGGACGACCGGGCCTGGAAGCAGGGCGTGCGTACCGCCGTGGCGGCCGCGGTGTCCTTCCTGTTCGCCGAGGCGTTCTCGTTGCCGCAGGGCTACTGGGCGGTGATCAGCGCGGTGCTGATCACCCAGGAAACCATGGGCGCGACAGTGCAGGCCGTCCGCGTCCGCCTGATGGGGACGTTTGCGGGTGCGGCGATCGGCTTCCTGCTGGCGATGGTCACGCCCTCGGGCGAGTGGGGCACGCTTGTCGCGCTGGTGATCTCCACCGGCTGGCTCGCGATCTTCGCGGTGCGCTACCCGAGCCTGCGCATCGCGCCGATGACCGCGGCGATCATGCTGGTCGCCGCGCCCAGCCACGCCGACGTGGTCGTTTCCGCCGGGCACCGGGTGCTGGAGATCCTGATCGGTTGTCTGATCGGGATCGGCGTGCAGCTGCTGGTGTTTCCGCGCCGCGCCGAGACGCTGCTGCGCAGCGAGGTGGCGGAGGTGCTGGTGTTGCTGGGCCAGGTGATCGTCGCCCCCCGCGACGGCGCCAACGCCGCGCTCGATGGCAAGCTCGACGAGGCGTTCGCCCGCCTGGACGCGTTCGGTCAACAGGCCGAGGCCGAGCGGTTCGGCCGGGAGCACGGCGGAGCGGTCGATCCGGACAGGGTCAATCATGCGCTGCGCCACCTGCGCATTGCGGTATCCGGCCTGCACAGGGTGTGGCGCCGTGCACTCCGCGATGGGGACAGCCACGTCGCGGCCGGACTGCGGGCGGTCGGCGAGGCCATTCGTGCCTATCTCCTCGAGCTCGCAGCCGAATTCGGCCACGGCGGGCCGGCCGCCAACAGCCGACGTGTGGTCCAGGCCGCGGCACGGTTGCCGCGTGTCGCACCGCCGGGTGGCTCCGCCGCGGATGACCAGATGGTCGTCTCCTACGGCGACGCGCTGGATCAGGCAAAGCTGGCGCTGGACCAGTTGCGCGACGCTGTCACCGGCGCGCGCACGCCCCCGCGCCCGACACCTGGGCAGTCGCGATCGTGA
- a CDS encoding MarR family winged helix-turn-helix transcriptional regulator, whose amino-acid sequence MLARRWRQVLDSELVAAGLTDATWVPLVHLHESGDGITQKALAARINLDGSSLVRLLDILGRQGLVERRVDPADARARRVYLTAAGRMRVQAIRRTLLRHETRMLEGISDSDLANMLGHFERIDERLRALQDSGAEPAP is encoded by the coding sequence GTGCTGGCACGTCGCTGGCGCCAGGTGCTCGACAGCGAACTCGTTGCTGCCGGGCTCACCGATGCCACCTGGGTCCCGCTGGTGCACCTGCACGAAAGTGGCGACGGCATCACCCAGAAGGCGCTCGCGGCACGTATCAACCTGGACGGGTCCAGCCTCGTGCGCCTGCTCGACATCCTCGGCCGTCAGGGGCTGGTGGAGCGCCGCGTGGATCCGGCCGACGCCCGCGCGCGCCGGGTGTACCTGACCGCCGCCGGGCGGATGCGCGTGCAGGCCATCCGCCGCACCCTGCTGCGGCATGAGACCCGCATGCTCGAAGGCATTTCCGATTCCGATCTGGCCAACATGCTCGGGCACTTCGAACGCATCGACGAACGTCTGCGCGCACTGCAGGACAGCGGCGCCGAGCCAGCGCCATGA
- a CDS encoding NADPH-dependent FMN reductase, protein MSERILVFYGSYRADRMGIRLADYCVRTLLARGHDVELIDAKAVDLPMLDRMYKEYPQGQAPTAMEVLAEKIRAADGFVFVTGEYNWGVQPGLKNLTDHFLEEWFWRPAGVVSYSAGRLAGARANVAWLGTLSEMGMVVISSAVNVGPIARTLDEQGQPVGEAGKSLEKSFARFADDLVWWAEAARLQKTRRAPPY, encoded by the coding sequence ATGTCCGAACGCATCCTGGTGTTCTACGGGTCCTATCGCGCCGACCGCATGGGCATCCGGCTGGCCGACTATTGCGTGCGGACACTGCTGGCCCGGGGTCACGACGTCGAGCTGATCGACGCGAAGGCAGTTGACCTGCCGATGCTGGACCGGATGTACAAGGAATATCCGCAAGGCCAGGCTCCCACGGCAATGGAAGTGCTGGCAGAGAAGATCCGGGCTGCCGATGGCTTCGTGTTCGTCACCGGCGAGTACAACTGGGGCGTGCAGCCGGGCCTGAAGAACCTCACGGATCACTTCCTGGAGGAGTGGTTCTGGCGACCCGCAGGCGTGGTCAGCTATTCGGCCGGACGTCTGGCCGGTGCCCGCGCGAACGTCGCGTGGCTGGGCACGCTGTCGGAGATGGGCATGGTGGTGATTTCCAGCGCCGTCAACGTCGGGCCGATCGCCAGGACACTCGACGAGCAGGGGCAACCTGTCGGCGAGGCCGGCAAGTCGCTGGAGAAGAGTTTCGCCCGCTTCGCCGATGACCTGGTCTGGTGGGCCGAGGCGGCGCGCCTGCAGAAGACGCGCCGGGCGCCGCCGTACTGA
- a CDS encoding SDR family oxidoreductase, with amino-acid sequence MIGNKVVIVTGASAGIGEATARLLGAQGARVVLGARREDRLLRIVEDIQREGGEAIHHPLDVTDQAANTQIVELAMERFGRVDVMFLNAGLMPNAPLSALRTDEWHRMVDVNIKGVLNGVAAVLPVFLEQGWGHVVATSSVAGLKAYPGGAVYGGTKWFVRDFMEVLRMESAIEGTHIRTTTIYPAAINTELLTTIRDEGALGQMQAVYDRYGIPPERIASVVAFAIDQPEDTTINEFTVGPAGQPW; translated from the coding sequence ATGATCGGAAACAAGGTCGTCATCGTCACCGGTGCGTCGGCGGGCATCGGCGAGGCCACTGCCAGGCTGTTGGGCGCGCAGGGGGCCCGGGTTGTCCTCGGCGCACGTCGGGAAGACAGGCTGCTGCGGATTGTCGAGGACATCCAGCGCGAGGGCGGCGAGGCCATCCATCACCCACTCGACGTTACAGACCAGGCCGCCAACACGCAGATCGTCGAACTGGCGATGGAACGGTTCGGGCGCGTCGATGTCATGTTCCTCAACGCCGGCCTGATGCCCAATGCGCCGTTGTCCGCGCTGCGTACGGACGAGTGGCACCGCATGGTGGACGTCAACATCAAGGGCGTGCTCAACGGCGTGGCCGCGGTGTTGCCGGTCTTCCTGGAGCAGGGATGGGGGCATGTCGTTGCCACCTCATCGGTGGCCGGACTGAAGGCGTATCCCGGCGGCGCCGTGTACGGCGGCACCAAGTGGTTCGTGCGCGATTTCATGGAGGTGCTGCGCATGGAGTCGGCGATCGAGGGCACCCACATCCGGACCACGACGATATATCCGGCGGCGATCAATACCGAACTGCTCACGACGATCCGGGACGAAGGCGCACTCGGCCAGATGCAGGCGGTCTACGATCGTTACGGCATTCCGCCGGAGCGTATCGCCAGCGTGGTGGCATTCGCGATCGACCAGCCCGAGGACACCACGATCAACGAGTTCACCGTGGGGCCTGCCGGGCAACCCTGGTAA